In Ornithodoros turicata isolate Travis chromosome 1, ASM3712646v1, whole genome shotgun sequence, the DNA window ctctgacgtcaaaataggctccacccatgaaGATCAGAGGTAAAAGATCAGGGAATGCTCAAACTCTTCCTATAAATGGCACTGCTGTACGCCCTGCCTTTTGAGCAACTTGCCCTGCAGGGCTAGTTGCTCAGGGCAACTTGCTGCAGGGCTACTTGCAGGGCAAGTTGCTCAACAAAAGAAACACCACAATTTTGCTTTGCTTGTAAGATTCAACCCCACGTGTATGCGCTGGCCCCTAGAGGGCGTTGCTGGCATACCTGATACTGTCCCCTCTTTTCTGTTTCCTTCCCGTACTGCCTGACGAATAGCGCTCAAAACATCGCACCGCTCGGCAGTACCTCATTCTAGCTTATACCAGCCCCTTTGGTATACCTTTCCCCCTTTTATTGCATTTTCgaagggaactatgccgacattctgcGTAATTTGGATTTTCATTGTCTTGATTGATaatatttttaatgaaaagttGTATCGCTGGTTAGTTGTTTGGAGATCGTGTGCGTGTGCAAAATAATAATTGCTTGAGTATCGTCTGATTTTAAGTACTGATTTAAGTGATTTTGAGTTGTTGCTATCGCGACTGTGATGCTATTAATATCATAGTGTTAAGTAATTGATATTTGCTATGACTTGTTGGTATATGTATCTCCGTTGATTGTACGTTGGTTGAATGAGGATGATATCAAAAGATTATACCTTGCATGAAGaataactactacatgcttggGGAAATGCGATGGCTCGCTGTGATTGCCTGTGCACAGTGTCATCGAATCTATCCATCTGATATCCATCACTTCGAAATTTGTAGCCTGTCTAAATGTATGACTGTTGCCTGCTGCTATTCCTGTTTTCGACCTTGCAGTTATCTGTGTGGATTGCGTGCTACCAACATTAACAAAGTATTATGACTTGTACAAACGTGTGCGTCTATTCTTTGCGAAACTAAAGCCTGTgtggaagaaagaggaggaggagagggctCTTAGGCTCAGCTGTGGACGAAGACGAGGAGCGCGAGAGAGAGGAATAAAGGTTCAGTTTGTAGAAGGCATCAGAACTGTCGGTCACGAATTCTTGGGTCCGATTCGaaacattttggtgccgaaacccgggaacgaCGACCCTTCTCGATGCCCGTTGACCTGTTAGACGGCCTGAAGCGGTCACGAGCCGGGACCCGAGCAGCAGTCACTCGCACCGTCAATCGACTATGTGAACCCCGGACAGGGGAGGTTTCCCTCGAAGATGTTGAAGTCGACGTCGAGTATTTAGTGGCGAGGAAGGCTGCGCTGCAAGACTTAGACAGTCAGATCCTGGCGCTGACCGGCGAAGAGCAGTATGACCAGGAAGTCCAAGGCATCCTGGAATGCGAGCAGCAGCTCATAGCCGCCATCACGCGCGCGAGGCGGGTCCTTCGAACGGCAGGACAGCTCACATCGCCAGTTGCGCCGTCTGCCGCACTGTGCGATTCCACTCCTAGAGAATCAACCAGCCGTTCTGTTTCCTTGCCGAAGCTGCAAATTCCAAAGTTCGGAGGGAAGTTGCAAGACTGGGCCAGGTTCTGGGAACACTTCCAGGCAACGATCCACAACAACGGTGCGCTAGCTACAGTGGAGAAGTTTAAGTATCTCCTGTGTTACGTTACCGATGAGGCCAAGCGCGCCATTGATGGGATCAGCCTTAGTGGAGCGAATTACCAGATAGCTGTTGACGCCCTGAAGCAGCGGTTCGGACGAACCGATCTCCTTGCAGCCGAGCACATCGACAAGCTGTTGTCGCTCCGCGCAGTGCAAGGTTCTGGGGACGTGACTCAGCTACGTCACTTGTTCGACGAAGTCTCGCGGCACACGAGGGCCCTGGAATCACTGGAGATTCCGCAGTCTTGCTATGATGTCGTGCTCTATAGGGTTGTTACTCGCTGCCTTCCACCCGATCTCTTCGTGCTGTTTCGGCAGAGAAGGAAGGAATTGGCCTCTCCTAGCGAGAGCGCCCTCCACAGAGTCTACTCGCATGTCGCCCACTGCCGCGGAGGTTCGTGCACTGATGGATTTCCTACGCATTCAAGTGGAAGCAAGGGAAGAAGTCGCTCTTCACCGGCCTCGGCATACGCCTCCGGTCCACGCGGAAGACGAAGCGCCAGCCCCCTTTCCTTCAGCCGCAGCGCTGCCAGCTGGTGTGCGCACAGACTCCACACGCCCTGATGGAGCTCCACCAGCACCACCGTCCGATCTCCCTTCGTGTGCCCTTTGCCACGCGTGCGGTCACCGCACGGCGACTTGTCCAGCGCCGCTCACACCCGAGGGAAAACGGCGAAGCCTCACGTCAGCGCGTCGATGCTTCCGCTGTGCCAAGCGGAAATACTTGGCCCGTCAGTGTCGCTCTTCAGCTAGTCTCACGTGTACCAGATGCCACGGACAACATCTGACTGTGCTCTGCGACATACAACCGAAACGCGAAACGCGAGAGCGCACCGCCAGGAGCGTTGGATCGGCTTCAGCATCGCCAGCGCAGACACCTGAAATCCAAGCCACCACCGCGTCAACCTCGTCTACTGTCACATTTCTGCAGACCGCTGTGGTTCAGGTTGCCGGCCCTGGCGGATCCGCGTCCGTACGTATTCTTCTCGACAACGGAAGTCAGAGAACATTCATCACCAAGGAACTCGCTCAGCGGCTTCGATGCCCGGGATTGGCATCCGAAAACATGTCGATCTTTGCGTTTGGCTCCACGCAACCGTCCACGCATCGCGCATACCAGAAGGTGTC includes these proteins:
- the LOC135387252 gene encoding uncharacterized protein LOC135387252, with protein sequence MPVDLLDGLKRSRAGTRAAVTRTVNRLCEPRTGEVSLEDVEVDVEYLVARKAALQDLDSQILALTGEEQYDQEVQGILECEQQLIAAITRARRVLRTAGQLTSPVAPSAALCDSTPRESTSRSVSLPKLQIPKFGGKLQDWARFWEHFQATIHNNGALATVEKFKYLLCYVTDEAKRAIDGISLSGANYQIAVDALKQRFGRTDLLAAEHIDKLLSLRAVQGSGDVTQLRHLFDEVSRHTRALESLEIPQSCYDVVLYRVVTRCLPPDLFVLFRQRRKELASPSESALHRVYSHVAHCRGAAALPAGVRTDSTRPDGAPPAPPSDLPSCALCHACGHRTATCPAPLTPEGKRRSLTSARRCFRCAKRKYLARQCRSSASLTCTRCHGQHLTVLCDIQPKRETRERTARSVGSASASPAQTPEIQATTASTSSTVTFLQTAVVQVAGPGGSASVRILLDNGSQRTFITKELAQRLRCPGLASENMSIFAFGSTQPSTHRAYQKVSLRIDGLHQSLEVEAIAIPQICRSLSPPVDGRILQMLHDRGLSPVTTTCLSQNVDVLVGTDYYWRFVSGRIERLPNNITAVETVFGWIVQGVAPLRSSLPDYPATTSLLCCTNDAPEHELTNLWRLDALGIMDSDVAAPTGAADLQMFQENIKWQTDRYEVPLMIQAPGLPPEAHNRVTAETRLNAQLRRFRMAPDVLKQYDATMREYFVEGHAEPVSGPDPTRNVYYLPHHAVIRMEAVTTKVRIVFDASSHVPGQPSLNEVLSKGPNLKSNLLHLLITFRSSPIVLTADIRKAYLQIQIRPEDRDALRFLWGQELPSSSNPYPATQEWRMTRVPFGASSSPFLLAATLHHHFAIPSHRSSPPHQLLC